From Thermodesulfobacteriota bacterium, a single genomic window includes:
- a CDS encoding BrnT family toxin — protein sequence MDRYIFLQECIGFEWDQNNIEKNWGKHNVTPLECEQVFFNQPLVIADDTKHSQTEQRFYVLGQTDLGRKLFIVFTIRKKKIRIISARDMNKKEKRSYERYA from the coding sequence ATGGATAGATATATATTTTTACAGGAATGTATCGGTTTCGAATGGGACCAGAACAATATTGAAAAGAATTGGGGAAAACATAATGTTACTCCGCTTGAATGTGAACAGGTTTTTTTCAATCAACCCCTTGTCATAGCTGATGATACTAAACACTCTCAAACCGAACAAAGATTCTATGTGCTTGGTCAAACAGATCTCGGGCGGAAACTATTTATCGTTTTTACAATCAGAAAGAAAAAAATCAGAATAATTTCCGCCAGAGACATGAACAAAAAAGAAAAAAGGAGCTATGAACGATATGCCTAA
- a CDS encoding BrnA antitoxin family protein, which yields MPKKKIPVFKNEDEEREYWASHDSTDYIDWSKARKSTLSNLKPSLKTISIRLPEIMLEELKLLANKRDVPYQSLMKMFIAERVEQELNK from the coding sequence ATGCCTAAGAAAAAAATTCCCGTGTTTAAAAACGAAGATGAAGAGAGGGAATATTGGGCGTCTCATGATTCAACAGACTATATTGACTGGTCAAAAGCTAGAAAATCGACTTTATCAAATCTAAAGCCCTCTTTAAAAACCATCTCAATACGGCTTCCTGAAATTATGCTCGAAGAATTGAAACTACTGGCCAATAAACGAGATGTGCCTTATCAGTCCCTCATGAAAATGTTTATTGCTGAACGAGTTGAGCAGGAACTGAACAAATAA
- a CDS encoding TIGR01777 family oxidoreductase yields the protein MAIFSRQALLDADVKDVFAWHARPGAIERLSPPWDPLKVIRRSGGILPGAEVVLRMKAGPVPYHWHARHTRYEEDRLFEDGQVRGPFAEWVHTHAFEPAGDGQCRLTDTVRFRLPLAAVTQPLFSPLVIRKLERIFAFRHRVTAADLALHRQFGDRPRQTIVITGAGGVIGSRLVPFLTTGGHRVLTLVRRPPKTDSEIFWNPAAGQIDSERLEAARPDAVIHLAGENIGEGRWTAEKKRRIIDSREKGTTLITGAMARMARPPGSFLSASAIGYYGDRGDEIMTETSGPGGNFISRVCTGWEAAVQPAVDAGIRVVLMRIGVVLTPEGGALKKMLPLFRAGLGGRMGTGKQYLSWIGMDDAVGAIYHLLMRPDIAGPVNLVSPEPVTNTEFARILGKVLSRPAVLPVPEIMIKLAFGEMGREVPLAGTRVLPEKLLEHGYSFQYPQLPSCLAHLLGKEG from the coding sequence ATGGCCATTTTTTCCCGCCAAGCGTTGCTGGACGCGGATGTAAAGGATGTTTTCGCCTGGCATGCCCGGCCGGGCGCCATTGAGCGGTTGAGTCCGCCCTGGGATCCGCTGAAGGTGATCCGCCGCTCCGGGGGGATTCTTCCCGGCGCCGAGGTAGTACTGCGGATGAAGGCCGGTCCCGTGCCTTATCACTGGCACGCCCGGCACACCCGTTATGAGGAAGATCGGCTGTTTGAGGACGGGCAGGTGCGCGGGCCGTTCGCGGAATGGGTTCATACCCATGCCTTTGAGCCGGCCGGGGACGGGCAATGTCGGCTGACAGACACGGTACGGTTTCGCCTGCCCCTGGCCGCCGTCACCCAGCCGCTATTCAGTCCGTTGGTTATACGGAAACTGGAACGTATTTTCGCTTTCCGACACCGGGTCACGGCCGCCGACCTGGCCCTGCACCGGCAATTTGGTGACCGGCCCCGGCAGACCATTGTCATCACCGGCGCCGGCGGGGTCATCGGTTCCCGGCTGGTTCCTTTTTTAACCACCGGCGGCCACCGGGTTCTGACCCTGGTCCGGCGTCCGCCGAAAACAGACAGTGAAATTTTCTGGAATCCGGCCGCCGGACAAATCGATAGCGAACGCCTGGAGGCCGCCCGGCCGGACGCGGTCATTCACCTGGCCGGGGAAAACATCGGCGAAGGCCGCTGGACAGCGGAAAAAAAACGCCGCATCATCGACAGCCGGGAAAAAGGGACGACCCTGATCACCGGCGCCATGGCCCGCATGGCCCGTCCGCCCGGCTCGTTCCTGTCGGCTTCGGCCATCGGTTATTACGGCGATCGCGGCGACGAGATCATGACCGAAACCTCCGGCCCGGGCGGCAACTTTATCAGCCGGGTCTGCACCGGGTGGGAGGCGGCCGTTCAACCCGCCGTTGACGCCGGTATCCGGGTGGTCCTCATGCGCATCGGCGTTGTTTTAACGCCCGAAGGCGGGGCGCTGAAAAAGATGCTGCCCCTGTTCCGGGCCGGCCTGGGCGGCCGGATGGGAACGGGAAAACAATATTTAAGCTGGATCGGCATGGATGACGCCGTGGGCGCCATTTATCACCTGCTGATGCGGCCGGATATCGCCGGACCGGTCAATCTGGTTTCGCCCGAGCCGGTGACCAACACCGAGTTTGCCCGGATCCTGGGAAAGGTGCTGTCGCGGCCGGCTGTTCTGCCGGTCCCGGAGATCATGATCAAGCTGGCGTTCGGCGAAATGGGCCGGGAAGTGCCCCTGGCCGGCACGCGGGTTTTACCGGAAAAACTTCTGGAGCACGGCTATTCCTTTCAGTATCCGCAACTGCCATCGTGCCTGGCGCATTTGTTGGGAAAAGAGGGTTAA